In Rhizobium sp. WSM4643, the following are encoded in one genomic region:
- a CDS encoding HlyD family secretion protein, with product MSSNQKSNVARIVSENAETEELKAEVAAVAEAPVAEAREVPSAPAQLAPASVAAPATAKKRRSPVLPIVVLALLAGGGWYGYEWWTNGRFMVSTDDAYIEGDIATISPKVTGYVAKVNVVANQEVKAGDVLATLDNGDYQNALDLAQAQIVTEQLSLQRIDAQIEGANASLVQAQAQKVALEAAVRGAEITQKRQSDLHAKSVGTAADLDNANIALDQAKANLAGGDANITAAQANITILQAQRKEAEGSVRSLEISRDKAVRDLSFTVLKAPYDGIVGNRSVQEGDLVSPGQRLMALVPVRQLYIDANFKETQIQHLVPGSKVNVHVDAYSDHPIVGTVASISPASGSVFSMLPPENATGNFTKVIQRVPVRIALPQDALDSGRLRAGLSVVVDVDTRTAPSK from the coding sequence ATGTCGAGCAACCAGAAGAGCAATGTCGCGCGGATCGTCAGCGAAAACGCCGAGACCGAAGAGCTAAAGGCCGAGGTCGCTGCCGTTGCAGAAGCTCCAGTGGCGGAAGCTCGCGAAGTGCCGTCTGCCCCCGCGCAGTTGGCGCCGGCTTCGGTCGCCGCACCCGCAACTGCGAAGAAGCGCCGTAGCCCGGTGCTACCGATCGTCGTGCTCGCCCTTCTCGCAGGCGGCGGCTGGTATGGTTACGAATGGTGGACGAACGGCCGCTTCATGGTGTCGACCGACGACGCCTATATCGAAGGCGATATCGCAACGATTTCGCCGAAGGTCACGGGCTACGTCGCGAAGGTGAACGTCGTCGCCAACCAGGAAGTCAAAGCGGGCGACGTGCTTGCCACGCTTGATAATGGCGACTATCAGAACGCCCTCGACTTGGCCCAGGCACAGATCGTCACCGAACAGCTTTCGCTACAGCGTATCGACGCGCAGATCGAAGGCGCGAATGCGAGCCTCGTGCAGGCGCAGGCGCAGAAGGTGGCACTCGAAGCGGCCGTTCGCGGTGCCGAGATTACTCAGAAGCGCCAGAGCGACCTTCATGCGAAGTCGGTCGGGACCGCCGCCGATCTCGACAACGCCAATATCGCCCTCGACCAGGCCAAAGCCAATCTTGCCGGCGGCGACGCCAACATCACCGCTGCGCAGGCCAACATCACCATTCTCCAGGCTCAGCGCAAGGAAGCCGAAGGCTCGGTCCGTTCGCTTGAGATCTCGCGCGACAAGGCCGTCCGCGACCTTTCCTTCACCGTGCTCAAGGCGCCTTATGACGGCATTGTCGGCAACCGCTCCGTCCAGGAAGGCGACCTCGTCTCCCCCGGCCAGCGCCTGATGGCGCTCGTTCCGGTGCGCCAACTCTATATCGATGCCAATTTCAAGGAAACGCAGATCCAGCATCTGGTGCCGGGCTCGAAAGTCAACGTCCATGTCGATGCCTATAGCGATCATCCGATCGTCGGCACCGTCGCATCGATCTCACCGGCTTCCGGCTCGGTCTTTTCGATGCTGCCGCCGGAAAACGCCACGGGCAATTTCACCAAGGTGATCCAGCGGGTACCAGTGCGCATCGCGCTGCCGCAGGATGCGCTCGATAGCGGGCGTCTGCGCGCGGGCCTGAGCGTCGTCGTCGACGTCGACACCCGTACGGCGCCGAGCAAGTAA
- a CDS encoding TetR/AcrR family transcriptional regulator — translation MTLKPDHAAVFSPPAAGGRFAAGEDPAKRQQILAGAKRVFMKMGFDAASMNDVTREAGVSKGTLYVYFTNKEELFSAMIETERAAFVAAVRTALAEHDDPEAGLYEFGISFVTHMTDEKVISAMRTVLGVRDRMPVLCQRFFRGPENLRTIMRDFLERHIAEGTLEIDDIDLAAGQFLDLASGSFFKLRLFGSMEEPPPRDEIERVIRGAIRVFMAAYGAPRHEAARPHS, via the coding sequence ATGACGCTGAAACCCGACCACGCCGCCGTATTCAGTCCTCCCGCTGCCGGAGGCCGATTTGCCGCAGGCGAAGATCCGGCCAAGCGCCAGCAGATCCTCGCCGGCGCCAAGCGTGTCTTCATGAAGATGGGTTTCGACGCCGCCAGCATGAACGACGTGACGCGCGAGGCCGGAGTCTCAAAGGGAACGCTCTACGTCTATTTCACCAACAAGGAAGAACTGTTTTCGGCGATGATCGAGACCGAGCGCGCCGCCTTCGTGGCGGCCGTGCGCACGGCGCTTGCCGAACATGACGATCCCGAGGCCGGCCTGTACGAATTTGGGATAAGCTTCGTCACTCATATGACCGATGAAAAGGTCATCAGCGCGATGCGCACCGTTCTCGGCGTTCGCGACCGTATGCCGGTGCTCTGTCAACGCTTCTTCAGGGGCCCGGAAAACCTGCGCACCATCATGCGCGACTTCCTGGAACGGCACATCGCCGAAGGCACACTCGAGATCGACGACATCGATCTTGCCGCCGGCCAGTTCCTCGATCTCGCCAGCGGCAGTTTCTTCAAACTCCGCCTGTTCGGAAGCATGGAAGAGCCGCCGCCGCGCGACGAAATCGAGCGCGTCATCCGCGGCGCGATCCGGGTCTTCATGGCCGCCTACGGCGCGCCCCGGCACGAGGCCGCCCGACCGCACTCTTGA
- a CDS encoding AraC family transcriptional regulator: MTAVGRAIWFIESHFESDISLEEISDAAGLSRYHLSRVFGLVTGHSISSYIRGRRLSRAVPTLVGGSSTILEVALCAGYGSHEAFTRAFRDQFGMTPDAVRRQGHARNLVLLEPIRMDPAHLSDLEPPRFETLQPMLFAGLQETYPYGGNAAIPSLWQKFNAHFGHISGQKGNVAYGICTHIDGEVEKFRYMAAVEISDAGDLPADFATLKLPGQRYVVFAHRGHVSGIPATMNRIFGAWWPTSGLEHGETPDMFERYDERFDPYTGMGVTEIWLPITA, translated from the coding sequence ATGACCGCCGTTGGACGGGCGATCTGGTTCATCGAGAGCCATTTCGAAAGCGATATATCGCTGGAAGAGATATCGGATGCAGCCGGATTGTCGCGCTACCATCTGTCGCGCGTCTTCGGGCTCGTCACCGGCCACTCGATCAGCAGCTATATAAGAGGGCGCCGCCTCAGCCGCGCCGTGCCCACACTGGTCGGCGGTTCATCCACCATTCTCGAGGTTGCGCTTTGTGCGGGCTACGGCTCGCACGAGGCTTTCACCCGTGCCTTCCGCGACCAGTTCGGCATGACGCCGGATGCGGTGCGCAGACAGGGGCACGCTCGTAACCTTGTCTTGCTGGAGCCGATCAGAATGGACCCCGCCCACCTCAGCGACCTCGAACCGCCCCGCTTCGAAACCCTCCAGCCGATGCTGTTTGCCGGCTTGCAGGAGACCTACCCCTATGGCGGCAATGCCGCCATCCCCTCTCTCTGGCAGAAATTCAATGCCCATTTCGGACATATCTCCGGCCAGAAAGGCAATGTCGCCTACGGCATCTGTACCCATATCGACGGCGAAGTGGAGAAATTCCGCTATATGGCTGCGGTCGAAATTTCCGATGCCGGCGATCTGCCGGCGGATTTTGCAACGCTCAAGCTACCGGGCCAGCGCTACGTCGTCTTTGCTCATCGCGGCCATGTCTCCGGCATTCCGGCGACGATGAACCGGATTTTTGGCGCATGGTGGCCGACCTCAGGCCTGGAGCACGGCGAGACACCCGACATGTTCGAACGCTACGACGAGCGCTTCGACCCCTACACCGGCATGGGCGTCACCGAAATCTGGTTGCCGATCACAGCATGA